The window ACCAAGGCCGGCGGCGGCATCGATTTCGCCGCCTCGATCCATCTGTTTTTTGACTACAACCTGGCGGCCTTCCGCTGGATCTTCCGGATGGGTGGTCAGCCTTACCTGTCGGCGCCGGTCCAGCCTGCCAAGGGCAATAACACCAAGTCGCATTTCGTCGCGCTCGAGGCGCGCTGATCGAGCTCCGCGAGCTCGTCAGGCAATGTCGGCGCGCCGGCCTGATCGGGCCGGCGCGAGTAACAGCCGCGTTTCGTTTCCCAACCATGAGGAGTGCAGATGCACACCAATCTCAAACCGTCGCAGCGCGTCAGCGTCGTCGACTCGATCAACCCGCAATCGTCCGCTGCTGCGCTGACCACGGGCTGGATCGATGCCGGCAAGTTCCACAACTATATGGCCGTCATCTCGCTCGGCGCGCTCGGCGCCGCTGCGACCGTCGACGCCAAGATCCAGCAGGCGACCTCGGCCGCCGGCGCCGGTGCGAAGGACATCGCCGGCAAGGCAATCACGCAGCGCACGAAAGCCGGTGCCGACGATAACAAGCAGGTCCTGATTAACCTCAAGCAGGAAGATCTCGACATCAATAACGGCTTCGGATTCTTCCAGGTATCAGTGACCCCTGCGGTCGCCGCGAGCCTGGTCGGCTGCTCCGTGCTCGGCTTCGATCCGCGGTACGGGTTCGCAACCGACAACGATGCGGCGGCCGTCGCCGAGGTCGTCGGCTGATCCAGCTGGCGCCTCGGCCGCACCAGGCCGAGGCGCCTCTTTCCCTTTCCGGCAGGGCTTCCCAACATGCTCAGCATCTCTCAGCGTCCGGCGGGCTATCCCGTCACACTCGACGAGGCCAAGGCGCAGCTGCGCGTCTCGAGCGCGAAAGGCGACGCTTTGATTTCCGGCCTGATCGGCGCGGCAACGGCGCATTGTGAGGCCCTGGTCCAGCGCGCATTCGTGCCGCGGACGTTTCAATGGGTGCTGCCGTGCTGGCGGCCTGTGATCGAGATCCCGATCGCGCCGGTCGTCCATGATGCGATCCATTCGATCAAGTATGTCGATTGGGCGACCGAGACGCAGCAGACACTCGATCCCGCGAGCTATGTCGTGCAAACTGCGGGCGATAGCGTCCGCATCTTCCCGAAATTCGGCCTGTCCTGGCCGCTCGCGTACTCGCATGCGCCGGAGCCGATCGTCATCGAGTTCGACGCTGGTTACGAGGATCTCGAGGATCTGCCGGCGGTCGTCAAAACCTGCATCATGCTGCAGATCCGGCATCTCTACAGCATCGGCGAGACAAATCCCGCGCTGGTGCGCGATCTCGTCATCGGCGTCAGCGACAAGGCCTGGCAGCTGTCGCCAGACGTCAAAACGCTGATCCCCGATGCGGTCACGCTGCTCATGCTGTCGGAGGTCTGGTGATGACCGATCGCGTGCTCAAGGCGCCGCGCAACGCGCGGACGCTGCTGTTCTGGCCGGCCAAGGCGCCGGAGGAGGTCGTCGAGCGCGGTTTGGATTGGGCCGACGTCTTGGTCTGGCCTTGGCCCAGCGCCGAGGGTGTGACGCCTGCAGACGGGATCAAGACCTCGAGCTTCGTGCTGCCGCAGGGCATTGTCGCCAGCGCCTCGAGCAATACGGCGACCGTCGCGATGGTGACGCTGACCGGCGGCGAGCTCGGCCGCGTCTACAGCATTGCAAACCGGATCGAGACCGCGAAGGGGCAGCAGCTCGAGCGCGTCGTCAAGCTGCGCATTCGCGCGAAATGAGCGCGCGATGGACCGCGTCACGGCGCTGGTCGCGATCGCGCATCTGAAATTACGGCTCGAGCTCCTCGAGCGGCATCCGCAGATCCTGGAGGGAATCGACATGATCGCTATCAAACGGCCGATCGAGCTCGCCGGCATGCGGGCGCGCCTGGCGCGGGCGCAACGGCAGGAGGCCGACCTCGCTGTCACAGGCCAGCGCTATGACGCGGTACAGGACGCGATCGACGAGCAGCATGCGGCGCTGAAAAGTCATGTCGGCTCGCTCGAGGACAACAAAGCGCAGCTCGACCAGATCCTCGGCAGGATGGTCGCGGGGGACAATGGCGGCCCAAACGATGGCGACGCCGGCTCGAGCGGC of the Bradyrhizobium quebecense genome contains:
- a CDS encoding head-tail connector protein, producing MLSISQRPAGYPVTLDEAKAQLRVSSAKGDALISGLIGAATAHCEALVQRAFVPRTFQWVLPCWRPVIEIPIAPVVHDAIHSIKYVDWATETQQTLDPASYVVQTAGDSVRIFPKFGLSWPLAYSHAPEPIVIEFDAGYEDLEDLPAVVKTCIMLQIRHLYSIGETNPALVRDLVIGVSDKAWQLSPDVKTLIPDAVTLLMLSEVW